CATCACGGCGCCTTGACCGCCACGAAGGAAATGCTGTCCTATTGGCCCCTCGATCTCATCCCCCCATTCATGCTGCAAGCGGCATTCGATCATGGCGAGCACCACAAACTGGCTCTGTGGGGTACTTGGTACCATCGGGAAGCCGTCGAGGAGTTCATACGTTCGGTTATGTACTGGCGCACATGGCGTGATCGCGAAGGACCGAAGGATGACTACGAAACCGCGCTGCTCTGCGCGATGTGGGCGATGTTTCCCTGCATCTACCAGAGCGCGAAGAAGCATCCGAAGCCCAAGGCTGTGGCCGCACTCCTGATGGGTACGCCCTTTACGGCCCTCGCCTCTCACGTCTGGACGATGCGGGAGAGCGGACACAGGAGGGCCGATCTCAACCTCAAAGGGGGAAATGAACTCATGGAGAAAGTGGCCGATAAACTCATGGTCGAGGCCGTGCAATGCGCGTTTTGGCTCTGATCATACTGACTAGGATGTTTCAACTTTTTGTCTTCCGCAACAAGACGAGCAAACGTATATTCATTGCAGGCTACACATCAGCGACGTTTGGGCGGGTGCTTGATCTTGGTATTTTCTGGTTACGAATCCAACTCAGCATGTCCACGAGAATACCGTTACACCCGGAATTGGAAACCCCTCTGATTAACGCGGCTGTCGCATCGAAATGAGAATACTCGTTCTTACGACGCCTGATCGCCACAACGGCGTATATTATTTCGACCGGGGCCTTACCAACGGATTGTCGCGTTGCAACGACGTGACGCTCGTGAAACCGCAGATGAGCAAGCTCAAAAGCGATGAACTTGCGTGGCTGCATCCCGATCTTGTTTTACTTCGGTGGCACAAAAGCCTTCTTCGCTCGACCGACCTGGACGGCTTAAGGAAGCTCAAGAAGGCCGGCGCCACCATCGGGGGATGGGTTTCGCCGTTCTTTCCAAGGGCGCTCCAGGTGACAAGTGAGCAGAGGGAGCTGCACAGTGATGAGACCTTGAGGCAGGCCGCGGAACTCTTGCACTTTGGGTTGACGTGGTATGGAGAGGAAGGCGTCGAGGCGTTCTTCTCGCCATGGAGAACGAAATTCAATCTGCCGATTTTCCGCATGGATCCGGCCGCCGATACGAATTTCTATGTACAGACCCCAGCGACGAAGAAAATCTATGACCTTTGCTACATCGGTGGAAACGTATGGAACAAGCTCCATGCGCACCACTGGCTGGAGAAGCCTTTACGTTTGCATCCTCACGTTGTCTGTGGCAAAGGATGGGAGGACAAGGGATTCAACGTGGCCGACATAGAGCCCAAGAACGAGCGAAAGATCTACGCGCAGACCAAAGTCTGTCCCAATCTCCACATCGACGCATGTTGGAAGATCCGTGGAATGGCCGTCAACCAAAGATTGTTTCAGATCCCGGCATGTGGGGCCTTCCAGATTGTAGACAACCATCCGAGGATCGGTGAATTCTTCGATCCGGGGGACGTTGTCGTTGCCCAGTCAGCGGAGGACTTTGCGGAGAAGATTGAGTACTACCTTTCACATCCTCGTTCACGCCTAAGGATGGTCGAGCGGGCTTACCGGCGGG
This is a stretch of genomic DNA from Candidatus Eisenbacteria bacterium. It encodes these proteins:
- a CDS encoding glycosyltransferase, with the protein product MRILVLTTPDRHNGVYYFDRGLTNGLSRCNDVTLVKPQMSKLKSDELAWLHPDLVLLRWHKSLLRSTDLDGLRKLKKAGATIGGWVSPFFPRALQVTSEQRELHSDETLRQAAELLHFGLTWYGEEGVEAFFSPWRTKFNLPIFRMDPAADTNFYVQTPATKKIYDLCYIGGNVWNKLHAHHWLEKPLRLHPHVVCGKGWEDKGFNVADIEPKNERKIYAQTKVCPNLHIDACWKIRGMAVNQRLFQIPACGAFQIVDNHPRIGEFFDPGDVVVAQSAEDFAEKIEYYLSHPRSRLRMVERAYRRVMSSHTFTQRAQTLRAFVKDLRS